The following coding sequences lie in one Cyanobacteriota bacterium genomic window:
- a CDS encoding substrate-binding domain-containing protein gives MTKQTSLLTSIGIIVAGLGLTYAPLPGISQTIVVASGSELEEPLKVLEQKFEQANPSIKVEVKIQGSQELLTKYLDDKNDVDPTVLIPANGQILQELSDRWKSQNSDEPFYEQPRPLAKTVLVGIAWTERGQALFPSGRFEWQRLEQAMQSGSWAAIGGKPEWGSFDFMTTDPSRSNSGQLTLSLWAQSKLGSPANPSTLNDPRLAPLFSLVKRSVYQPPRSTDILLQEFITRGPNDADVATVYESIALYRWQQSGANQGKPYQIYYLDPTVETVSTAAIVRRNVSAGKAKAAQKFLDFLSQPDQQAVFVQFGFRPVNSSIDLKSVPNSPWNQNIPGAEVTLPGQVTPAPDRQTLNEVIRLWERAN, from the coding sequence ATGACGAAACAAACTTCACTGCTGACCTCCATTGGCATTATTGTGGCTGGCTTGGGGCTTACCTATGCCCCCTTACCTGGCATTAGCCAGACGATCGTGGTTGCTTCTGGTTCAGAGTTAGAGGAACCCCTAAAGGTGTTGGAGCAGAAGTTTGAACAAGCAAACCCTTCCATCAAGGTCGAGGTCAAAATCCAGGGATCCCAAGAACTGCTCACCAAGTATTTGGATGATAAGAATGATGTGGATCCAACAGTGTTGATTCCTGCCAATGGTCAGATTCTTCAGGAACTAAGCGATCGCTGGAAGTCTCAGAATTCTGATGAACCCTTCTACGAGCAGCCTCGTCCCCTAGCCAAAACGGTGTTGGTGGGCATTGCCTGGACGGAGCGAGGACAAGCTCTGTTTCCATCCGGGCGCTTTGAATGGCAGCGGCTAGAGCAGGCGATGCAATCGGGCAGTTGGGCAGCGATCGGCGGCAAACCGGAGTGGGGTAGCTTTGACTTTATGACTACAGACCCGTCTCGCTCTAACAGTGGTCAATTGACCCTGAGTCTGTGGGCGCAGTCAAAGTTGGGATCCCCTGCTAATCCGTCAACGTTAAATGATCCCCGGTTAGCCCCCCTGTTCAGCTTGGTAAAGCGATCGGTCTATCAGCCCCCCCGATCAACAGACATCTTGCTGCAAGAATTTATAACCCGCGGCCCCAACGATGCCGATGTGGCAACGGTTTATGAGAGTATTGCCCTCTATCGTTGGCAACAATCAGGAGCCAACCAGGGCAAGCCCTACCAGATCTACTACCTGGATCCAACGGTTGAAACTGTGTCTACAGCGGCAATCGTCCGGCGTAATGTCAGCGCTGGCAAAGCTAAGGCTGCCCAGAAATTTCTCGATTTTCTCTCCCAACCTGACCAGCAAGCCGTATTTGTGCAATTTGGATTCCGCCCCGTCAACAGTTCTATAGATTTGAAATCAGTGCCCAATAGCCCTTGGAACCAGAACATCCCTGGTGCAGAAGTAACGCTGCCTGGACAGGTGACTCCTGCACCTGATCGTCAAACCCTCAACGAAGTCATTCGCCTGTGGGAACGTGCCAATTAG
- a CDS encoding pyridoxamine 5'-phosphate oxidase family protein — protein sequence MPISSEPLAPWRSPLARALHRNRSLIYSRYLQLATVTPDGFPACRTVVFRGFREGTNQLQIITDRRSQKIQHIAHQPKAEVCWYFPKTREQFRLAGHLLVVDKDNSDLELQEARNHLWQTISEAARSQFASPPPDQPWDPNQPVISEPPDAFTPLDTFCLVLLLPDRVDHLELRGSPQTRHRYTYDPHDGWTALAINP from the coding sequence GTGCCAATTAGTTCAGAACCTTTAGCCCCTTGGCGATCGCCCCTAGCACGGGCACTGCACCGCAACCGCTCCCTGATTTACAGTCGCTATCTACAACTGGCAACGGTGACACCCGATGGCTTCCCGGCCTGTCGCACGGTCGTGTTTCGAGGCTTCCGTGAGGGTACGAACCAGCTTCAGATCATCACCGATCGCCGTAGCCAAAAAATTCAGCACATTGCCCATCAACCCAAGGCTGAGGTGTGCTGGTATTTCCCCAAAACCCGCGAACAGTTCCGCTTAGCAGGTCACTTGCTGGTAGTAGATAAAGATAACTCGGATCTTGAGTTGCAGGAAGCGCGGAACCATCTGTGGCAAACCATTTCTGAGGCGGCCCGATCGCAATTTGCTTCCCCACCCCCTGATCAGCCCTGGGATCCTAACCAGCCTGTGATCTCAGAGCCACCCGATGCCTTCACGCCCTTAGACACGTTTTGCTTGGTATTGCTACTGCCCGATCGGGTTGATCACTTAGAACTGCGGGGCAGTCCCCAAACTCGTCATCGCTACACCTATGATCCCCACGATGGTTGGACTGCTCTCGCCATCAATCCCTAG